A genome region from Kineosporia corallincola includes the following:
- a CDS encoding NDMA-dependent alcohol dehydrogenase produces the protein MSITTRVSLVRSSPGTFETATVELDEPRRDEVTVKLAAAGLCHSDDHVATGDVPVAVHPYAGGHEGAGVITAVGPHTGGFEVGDHVVFSFLPACGRCEFCARGMSNLCDLGASLLTGARADDPSSFRMSENGKPVGQQCGVSTFAELTTASVDSVVKIDRDIPLKLAALVSCGVPTGWGSATRSANVRTGDVVIVMGVGGIGANAVQGARFAGARTVIAVDPVQFKQEAARTLGATHALGSIEEAADLARSLTNGQGADSTIVTVGLLTGDHVAQALASIRKAGTVVVTALGDITSVGAPIALGDLTLMQKRLQGSLFGESNPRHDIPKLLRLYRSGDLKLAELITREYSLDQVAQAYEDMHAGKNVRGVIVF, from the coding sequence ATGTCCATCACCACGCGTGTCTCCCTGGTCCGCAGCTCCCCGGGAACCTTCGAGACGGCCACGGTCGAGCTCGACGAGCCGCGGCGGGACGAGGTCACCGTCAAGCTCGCCGCCGCCGGCCTGTGCCACTCCGACGACCATGTGGCCACGGGTGACGTGCCGGTGGCGGTGCATCCGTACGCGGGCGGACACGAGGGCGCCGGGGTGATCACCGCCGTGGGTCCGCACACCGGCGGCTTCGAGGTCGGCGACCACGTCGTGTTCTCGTTCCTGCCGGCCTGTGGCCGGTGCGAGTTCTGCGCCCGCGGCATGAGCAACCTCTGCGACCTGGGCGCCTCGCTGCTCACCGGTGCCCGGGCGGACGACCCGTCGAGCTTCCGGATGTCCGAGAACGGCAAGCCGGTGGGTCAGCAGTGCGGCGTCTCCACGTTCGCCGAGCTGACCACCGCCTCGGTGGACTCCGTGGTGAAGATCGACCGGGACATCCCGCTCAAGCTGGCCGCCCTGGTCAGCTGTGGCGTGCCGACCGGCTGGGGGTCGGCCACCCGGTCGGCGAACGTGCGCACCGGCGACGTGGTGATCGTCATGGGGGTGGGTGGTATCGGCGCGAATGCCGTGCAGGGAGCCAGGTTCGCCGGTGCCCGCACGGTGATCGCCGTCGACCCGGTGCAGTTCAAGCAGGAGGCGGCACGCACCCTCGGCGCCACGCACGCGCTCGGGAGCATCGAGGAGGCCGCCGACCTCGCCCGCTCGCTGACCAACGGGCAGGGCGCCGACTCGACGATCGTCACCGTCGGCCTGCTCACCGGGGATCACGTGGCCCAGGCGCTGGCCTCGATCCGGAAGGCCGGCACGGTGGTGGTCACCGCGCTCGGCGACATCACCTCGGTGGGTGCCCCGATCGCCCTCGGCGACCTGACGCTCATGCAGAAACGGCTCCAGGGCTCGCTGTTCGGCGAGTCGAATCCGCGCCACGACATCCCGAAACTGCTGCGGCTGTACCGTTCCGGCGACCTGAAGCTGGCGGAGCTGATCACCCGGGAGTACTCGCTCGACCAGGTGGCTCAGGCCTACGAAGACATGCACGCGGGCAAGAACGTCCGGGGCGTGATCGTTTTCTAG
- a CDS encoding TetR/AcrR family transcriptional regulator codes for MTSAAPPGPASPRRRGRPGYDQATVLRTAVDLFNRRGYDATSMGDLARELGLTKAAIYHHVDGKEQLLSAAVDAALDELTAVVTEAALPVPGVSAHQRLRTAVRRSVEVLIAHRPSVTLLLRVRGNSEVELAALHRRRRLDEQLAELVREAVQEGSLRADLPPGLVSRLLFGMVNSLTEWYDPEGPDDPATVADALTSLAFDGLSRPGA; via the coding sequence GTGACCAGTGCCGCGCCGCCCGGGCCCGCCTCCCCCCGCCGTCGCGGACGGCCCGGGTACGACCAGGCCACGGTGCTGCGCACCGCTGTGGACCTGTTCAACCGCAGGGGTTACGACGCCACCAGCATGGGCGACCTGGCCCGGGAGCTGGGCCTCACCAAGGCCGCCATCTACCACCACGTCGACGGCAAGGAGCAGCTGCTGTCGGCCGCCGTGGACGCCGCTCTCGACGAGCTCACCGCCGTGGTCACCGAGGCTGCACTACCGGTTCCCGGGGTGAGTGCGCACCAGCGGCTGCGCACCGCGGTGCGGCGCAGCGTCGAGGTGCTGATCGCGCACCGGCCCAGTGTGACGCTGCTGCTGCGGGTGCGGGGCAACAGCGAGGTGGAACTGGCCGCCCTGCACCGTCGCCGCCGGCTCGACGAGCAACTCGCCGAGCTGGTGCGAGAGGCCGTGCAGGAGGGGTCGTTGCGAGCCGACCTGCCGCCCGGCCTGGTCAGCCGGCTGCTCTTCGGCATGGTCAACTCGCTGACCGAGTGGTACGACCCGGAGGGCCCCGACGACCCGGCCACCGTCGCCGACGCCCTCACCAGCCTGGCCTTCGACGGGCTCAGCCGGCCGGGCGCGTGA
- a CDS encoding 3-hydroxyacyl-CoA dehydrogenase family protein has protein sequence MSGVPERVGVYGGGRMGAGIAHVFLLAGARVTVVESDVQQVHGARARVHRSLAKAAERGVPGVEEALGRLLVTTDPAALAGSGLVVEAVPERLELKTQVLLTAEKHAPGAVLATNTSSLPVGVLAAALARPERLVGLHFFNPVPVSALVEIVVADSTGAGLAARAREWVAALGRTAITVTDSPGFASSRLGVALALEAIRMLEQGVGTAEDIDTAMTLGYRHPAGPLRTTDIVGLDVRLAIAEHLAHELGPRFEPPLLLRDLVTQGHLGRKSGRGFYAWPITRPAG, from the coding sequence GTGAGCGGGGTTCCGGAGCGCGTCGGGGTCTACGGCGGGGGACGGATGGGCGCCGGCATCGCGCACGTCTTCCTGCTGGCCGGCGCGCGGGTGACCGTGGTGGAGAGCGACGTGCAACAGGTGCACGGCGCCCGCGCCAGGGTTCACAGGAGTCTGGCGAAGGCGGCCGAGCGCGGCGTGCCGGGGGTGGAGGAGGCGCTGGGCCGGCTGCTCGTCACCACCGACCCGGCCGCCCTGGCCGGCAGCGGGCTGGTGGTGGAGGCCGTGCCGGAGCGGCTGGAGCTCAAGACCCAGGTGCTGCTGACGGCCGAGAAGCACGCTCCGGGAGCGGTTCTCGCCACGAACACCAGCAGCCTGCCGGTCGGTGTGCTGGCCGCTGCGCTGGCCCGGCCGGAGCGCCTGGTCGGGCTGCACTTCTTCAACCCGGTGCCGGTGAGCGCCCTGGTCGAGATCGTGGTGGCCGACAGCACCGGCGCCGGCCTGGCCGCCCGGGCCCGGGAATGGGTTGCGGCACTGGGCAGGACGGCGATCACGGTGACCGACTCGCCGGGATTCGCCAGCAGCCGGCTCGGGGTGGCGCTGGCCCTGGAGGCGATCCGCATGCTGGAACAGGGTGTGGGCACGGCCGAGGACATCGACACCGCCATGACTCTCGGCTACCGGCATCCGGCCGGGCCGCTGCGCACCACCGACATCGTCGGGCTGGACGTGCGGCTGGCGATCGCCGAGCACCTGGCCCACGAGCTCGGCCCGCGCTTCGAACCCCCGCTCCTGCTGCGGGATCTGGTGACCCAGGGGCATCTGGGGCGCAAGAGCGGGCGGGGATTCTACGCGTGGCCGATCACGCGCCCGGCCGGCTGA